From Candidatus Neomarinimicrobiota bacterium, the proteins below share one genomic window:
- a CDS encoding flavodoxin, which produces MNIGIFYGSSSGNTEEAAEKIRRGLSLPEGNIFDISETEADAFDHYDVIIFASSSTGTGNMQPDWAEFRDELEKIDFSDKTVAFVGMGDQMMFPDSFLGGISHLYSLVAKKAERVIGGNWPADGYEFEHSKFYKKGRFRGLALDADNQPELTDERIERWIGQILEELGYE; this is translated from the coding sequence ATGAACATCGGCATATTCTATGGATCATCAAGCGGCAATACGGAAGAGGCGGCAGAAAAAATCAGACGGGGACTATCCCTTCCGGAAGGGAACATTTTTGATATCAGCGAAACGGAAGCTGACGCATTTGATCACTACGACGTCATCATCTTTGCCAGCTCAAGCACAGGAACAGGCAACATGCAGCCGGACTGGGCGGAATTTCGGGATGAGCTGGAGAAAATTGATTTTTCCGATAAAACTGTGGCCTTCGTAGGCATGGGGGATCAGATGATGTTTCCCGACTCTTTCCTGGGGGGTATCAGTCACCTCTACAGCCTGGTAGCCAAAAAAGCCGAACGGGTCATCGGCGGGAACTGGCCGGCAGACGGCTACGAATTTGAGCATTCCAAATTTTATAAAAAGGGACGTTTCCGTGGTCTTGCACTGGATGCAGACAACCAGCCTGAACTGACAGATGAGCGGATTGAGCGTTGGATCGGACAGATTCTGGAAGAGCTAGGGTATGAGTGA